A window of Kiritimatiellia bacterium genomic DNA:
GCGCCACAATCCTGCAGCGCTACCCAGCATATGAAAACGAGGCCGCCTCGCGTTATGTGCGGTTGGTTGGACAGGCTTGTGCGGCTGCCTCGGATATGCCCACGACCTTCCGCGGCTATTCGTTCCTCATCCTCGATTCTGATGAAATCAATGCGTTTGCCGCGCCGGGAGGCTTCATTTTCGTCACGCGAGGCATGCTTCGTTTGTGCCGCAGTGAAGACGAGCTAGCGGCCGTGTTGGCGCATGAGGTCGCCCATGTCCAGTTGCGGCATGGCGTTAATGCCATCAGCGGCGCCCGAAAATTGGAAGCGTTGAGTTTGCTTGCCGAAGTCGGGATTCGACGATTCGGCAGCGACGAGGCGGTACAAACTCTGGATCAGCTCAACAAGCTTACCGAAATCTTCGGCGGGAGTGTCGCCGACGTGGTCAACACACTGGTTCTCAAGGGCTATTCGCGCGAACAGGAATACGAGGCAGATCGCGTTGCCGCGACGATACTCGATCGGCTCGGATACGATCCCTCGGCGTTGACGCGAGTGCTGCAGAGGATGGATCAGCAGGTGGTCCGCGGAGGCCCGGGCTTTGGCAGCACGCATCCTCCAGCCTCTGAGCGCGCGCAGGAGGTTTCAAAGCGGATCGTTCCGCGCCGACTGCCAGCGGAAGCCGCCCGTACGAAGCGCTTCGAAGAGGCCATGCGCGGGATCTAGAGTCGCCGGGCCCGCCGCGCTTCGTTCCTTTTGTTCGCCAAGGCCCTCCCCAGTCGTGAATTTTCAGCCTGCCTCTAAGCAAGCTCGCATCTCGATTGGCGCTGCAATCGGTTTGCTCGCGGGCCTCGCATTCTCGATTGCCGGCAGGCAAGGTCTCCTTGATGACTGGGAACATTCATCGTGGGGAATTCGCGTCCGCGCATTGGCACGTCCCTCGCCGGCGAGCGAACAAATTAAGCTGATCCTCATCGATCAGGCCAGCCTCGACTGGGCTTCGTCCGAAAACCAGCTTTCGTGGCCGTGGATGCGCCAGGCGTACATTCCGATCCTAGAATTCTGCCGCCGCGCCGGCGCGCGCGTCGTGGTCCTCGATATGTTGTACACCGAACCTTCCATGTACGGCGTGGAAGACGATGAGCTGTTCGGTCAGACCCTTGCAACGGTGCCCGGTTCGATTGTCGCCGTCTTTTCGGGCGAGCAGGCCGTGCAAACGCGCGTTTGGCCGGAAGACACGCCTGAACCCCCGTGGAAAATCGCGGGTCTGGACGCCTGGCTGACGCCCGATCGCCGATCGGCGCTGCAAGACCCGGGCGCGGCATTTCCTGTCGGCCCCGTCCGGACCAACGCTGCCGCTCTCGGGGCCGTCCGTCTTGATCCAGATTCGGACGGCGTGTTTCGTCGAATCGCTCCGTTTCGACTGTTCGATGGGCGGATAGTTCCGACACTGGGGTTAGCCGCCTATCTGATTGGCCGTGCCGGCGCCGATGTTCAGCCGCTCGCAATCGAAGATCGGGCGCTTTATGCCGGAAAAACAAGGATGCCGATCGATCGGAAGGGACGGGTCATCCTGCGATACCGAGGGCCAAGCGGAACCCACCGGGCATACTCCGCAGCGGCCGTGATCCAGTCCGAACTGCGCTTGCAAGCGGGGGAGTCGCCGACGATTGATCCGGAGGTTTTTCGCGATTCCTACGTGTTCGTCGGCGCGAGCGCGCCAGGGCTCAAAGACCTCAAGCCGACGCCGGTGGGCGGTGACTATCCGGGAGTGGAAATTCACGCGACGCTTCTGGACAACCTGCTTGAGGCCGACCTGATGCGCGATGTGCCGGTTATCGCCGTGGTCTTCTTTTCGATGTTTCTCGCCTCGGCCGCCGGTGCCTCCATCGCTGCCGCGAGCGGCTGGCTGAAGAGCGCCGTGATTTTTGCGGCCTTTTTGCCGATTCCCTCCGTGTTGGGCGCGCTCGCGTATGCCGAGGGGTGGTGGCTGCCGGTCGCGGTTCCGACAGCCGCGGCGGCGACGGCCCTCGTCGGTGGCGTGATTCTCAACTACGCCACCGAGGGGCGCCAGAAACGGTTCATTAAATCTGCATTCAAGCAGTACCTTGGCGAAGCTGTGATCGACCAGATTATTGCTGACCCCTCGAAGCTGCGGCTCGGCGGGGAACGCCGCGAATTGACGATGTTTTTCTCGGACCTGGAGAAATTTTCTAGCTTTTCCGAAAAACTCGAGCCGCCGCAGCTCATCGATCTCCTGAATGCCTACCTGACCGACATGGGACGGGTGCTCATGGAAGAGGGGGGATACATCGACAAATACATCGGCGACGCCATCGTCGCCTTCTGGAATGCGCCGCTGTCGCAGCCCGATCACGCTGCGCGCGCCCTGCGCGCCGCGATCCGTTGCCAGGCCCTGCTTCGCGAAAAACAGGCCCTCTTTTCCGCGATGGCAGCGGGAATGCCCGTTCGCATGCGCATCGGGCTGAACACTGGCGAAGTGGTGGTCGGCAACATGGGATCCCAAGACCGATTCAACTACACGATGCTGGGCGACGCTGCGAACCTCGCGTCGCGCCTTGAAGGGGCAAACAAGGCCTTCGGCACGTTCATCTTGGCGGCCGAATCCACATGGACCGCCGCAAATAACTCGGTGTTTGGCCGTGAGGTGGGCCTCATTCGAGTGGTCGGCCGGGCGAGGCCGGTGCGCGTGTTTGAGCCCATGGCGCTTGACCGCAACGGATTGCCGCCATGGCTTCCCGATTATGAGGCGGGACTGCGGGCGGTCGTCGAGAAACGCTGGCAGGACGCGCTGACCCTCATGGAGGCCATCCCTCAAGACCCCGTCGCGCGCGCCTACTCAATGAAGCTGCGCGAGCTGCGCGGAGCCGACTGGGACGGCATATGGAATCTGACCGAGAAATGAATTTCGATCCGCTGCCCATGAATCTGTTTTTCCACGTCAAGCCCGCGCGACATCCGACCGCACTTGTGAATTTCCATGCGATGGAAATTTTTCGAAAAAAATTTCCATGTGATGTAAATTTTTCGGGTTGAAATCAAACTCGCTAGGTTTCGTATGCGCCTGATTGTTGGCGGAGTGCGTGGGTCATATCCCGTTGCTCAGCCCGCGTTCATGAAATATGGCGGGGAGACGACGTCAATCCTGATCGAGGGCGTTCGCGGAGATCACATTTTTATCGATGCGGGCACCGGCATTCGGGTTCTGGGGCGGCGTTTGGCTTCAGCCGGCGGGCCGCGGCGCGTGTTGCTGTTGATGACGCATTATCATCTCGACCACATCATGGGTCTGCCGTCGCTCGGACTTTTGTATGATTCCACGTGGACAATCGAAATCGCGGCGCCCGCGCTCGACGCTTATCAGGTCGAGGAGACGATGTCGCGGATCATGGACAAGCCCTTTTGGCCACTCCAAATTTCGGATGTGCGCTCGCGCGTGCGATTCCACACGCTCGAAGGCCGCGCCTCGAGCGAGCCGCTCCAGTGGGGAACGTTTGAGATCCGATGGTGCCCGGTCTCGCATCCCGGCGGATGCACGGCGTACCGAATTGACGAGCCGCCATGCGGCGCTTCGGTGGTTATTGCAACGGATATCGAATGGGCTGCTGCGACGGAGGAAGAGCAGTCGCTCCTGGTCGGATTGTGCAGCAAGCCGGAGCCCGTGGAGCTCCTGATGATGGATGCCCAATATGAACCGGAGGAGATCGACCGGTACCGGGGTTGGGGCCATTCGTCATGGCTGGATGCGCTGGCCGTTGCCCGGATGTCCGGGGCCCGTGCCGTGAAGCTCATCCATCATGATCCCCGGAAAGATGACTCAGCGCTCGACGAGCTGGCCGGTCGCGTGGCGTCGGCCGATTCGTGTGCCGACCTTGCTCGGGCGGGCGAGGAGATCGAGCTGGGCCGTTCGTCCGCGGCCTGATGGTCTCAACAACGCGAGAGGGGGAGGCGCAAGAACGCAGGTTGTCCTCAGGCTCTTTTGGACGATCCGGCTGCGGCCGCTACGGTCTCCACGCTGGGAGTGGCGGGGTATCGTTCGTTGACCTCCGCGCGAAAACTTTCATACGCGCGCCGATATCGTTCCATTTCCTCCGGCGAAAGCGCTGCGGTGTTGGCCTTTTGCAATTCACGGTACGGTCGATGCACCAGCCGCATCAAATGCCAGACGCCCTGAAGAATGTCGTCCGCGCGGCGCCGGTAGTGATGAGCGGGCAGTGCGCACTCCTCCGGCGATGCAGACAAGAACTGACACAGGAAGCCCTCCTCGCCCTCCAGCATCCGTTGGTGCTGCATCATCGAATGCGCCGACTGCACGTTGCCGGCGATCAGGTTCAAAAATCGCAGAAAGTCCTGTTCCGCCCTCGTCGTTGCGATCGATTTGGCCGCCAGCGAAGCATGATATTGTGCGGATTTGAGAAGGGAGTGGATATTTTCGACATGCTGGATCCGGCCCGCGGTATCCAATTCGTGGATCGGCATATAAATCAATTCGGCCGCGCGTTCGAAGTGGACATCGCGCCGCGCGAGATGAATGGGCCGATTGAGATGAAAATCGATGCTCATCTGGTGGATACGATGATTTGATACCAAATGCAGGTTCGAGCATCAATCGCTCGATTCAGATTTGCGGCGACCGCTATGGTGTTGTACAAGCGGGCGTTTTCCTAGGGTGAAAAAGAATGGAACTGGGCCATACTGAGGCGGAATATCGGGCGCAACGTCTGGAACATTTGAAGCGGCTAGCAGCGGCTGGACATGCCCCCTTTGGAGGGGCATTCGCGCGGGACGGCAACCTCGCGGACATCCGCGCGTCCTTCCAAGAGGGTCGAAGGGTGCGGATCGCCGGGCGCATGCTGGCGCGGCGCGAAATGGGGAAGGCGGTTTTCGCTGATCTCCGCGACGGTACGGGCCGGCTCCAGATCTACCTGAAGCGCGACGAGTTGGGCGATGCCGCGTTCGATGCCTTCGGCTGGGTGGATTTCGGCGATTTTATCGGTGCGGAGGGCGAGTTGTTCACGACCCGCACGGGGGAGCCGAGCCTCAAGGTCAGATCGTGGACGCTGCTGGCGAAAGCGCTACGAGCGCCTCCGGAGAAGTGGCACGGCCTGCACGACGTGGAGATCCGGTACCGGAAACGCTACCTGGATCTGATCGCGAACCCCGAGGTCCGAGATCTGTTCAACAAACGAATCGCAATCGTCAGGGCCATACGCGATTTTCTCCATGGCCGCGGTTTCCAGGAGGTGGAAACCCCCATGATGCAGCCGATGGCGGGCGGTGCCGCGGCGACGCCATTCAAAACCCACTATGATGCGCTGGATTGCGACATGTATCTGCGCATCGCGCCCGAGTTGTACCTCAAGCGTTTGTTGGTCGGCGGATTCGACAAGATCTTCGAGCTGAACCGAAACTTCCGAAACGAGGGATTGAGCCGGTTCCACAATCCCGAGTTCACAATGCTCGAAATTTACGAGGCCTATGGCGACCGCACGACCATGCAGCAGCTTGTACAGGACCTGATTTGCCACGCTGCGCAGAGCGTGCTGGGAACCCTTAGTGTTGGAACAAAGGATCAACCCGTTGACCTCACGCCGCCGTGGCGGGTGGTGACGTACCGGGATTTGATCACCGAACGGATGGGGTCGGATTGGTATTCGCTGTCCGTCGACCAGATGCGGGCCCGCGCGATCACCGCGGGGGTCCATGTCGACCCCGCGTGGGGGGCTTTCGAAATCACGCATGAAATATTCGAAAAGGTGATTGAAAAGACCCTCGTCAATCCCACGTTTGTCATCGAGCTACCCGCCCCTCTTGTTCCCCTCGCGAAATTGTGCCCCAAGGATCCGTCCTGCGTGGATGTGTTCGAATTGGTCATTGGCGGTCGGGAAATCGCGCCGGGCTATTCCGAGTTGAACGACCCGCTCGAGCAGCGGCGCCGGTTCGAGGAACAGGCGAACGGCGACCCGTCCAAGATCGACGAAGACTTCCTGACGGCCCTAGAGTATGGCATGCCGCCCGCGGGCGGGATGGGCATCGGCATCGACCGCCTGGTGATGTTGCTTTGCGGCGCCGAGGCTATTCGCGATGTCATCCTGTTTCCGCAGATGCGGCCTTTGGCCAAAGGATAGGCGTTGCCATGCGCGGATGGCGCTCGATTTTCCTCGCTTGGGCCGCTCTCATCTTGGCCGCTTCGCCCGATGCGCGGGGCACCGCCAAGGCGCCTCAACACGCGTCCCGTGGCCAATTCATCGTGGCCGGTTATTGGCACAACTGGGTCGGGAAGTCGACCGAATACATCCCGTTACGAGATGTTTCGCCTTTGTACACCCACATCTTTATCGCCTTCGCGGTGCCGTCCTCTCCGGGGTCCCCCGAAATGGCCTTCAAGCCCACCAAACAGCCCGTGGAGGTGTTCAAGGCGGATGTTCGCCTCAAACAGTCGCGAGGCGTTAAGGTGATCCTGTCAGTTGGCGGTGGCAACCATCCCGTGGTCTTGTCGACTCCGGAAGACGCCAAGGCATTCGCCCGGAGCCTCGCGAACCTGGTGCGAGAGTATGGGTTCGATGGGGTTGACATCAATCTCGAGGGCGAGTCGCTCCACCTCGATCCAGGGGATACGGATTTTCGGCATCCGACAACTCGGCGTGTCCGCATGCTCATAGAAGCGATCCGCGATCTCGATCGCCAAATCGGGCGCGAAAAAATCGTGACGGTGACCCCTGAGGCCCAATATGTCGTCGCTGGGTACAAAACATACGGGGAAAAATCTGGAGGCTACCTTCCCATCCTTCATGCGCTCCGAGAGCAAATCGACTGGGTGCAGATGCAGTTTTACAACGCGGGCACGAAGCTTGCCTTCAGCGGGCGCGGCGAACAACACGACGTGATCGTGAAGGCCGGAACCCCTGATTTCGTGGTGGCTCTTGCGGAGATGTTAATCCTGGGCTTCCCGGTGAACCGGGACCCAAATCTCTATTTTCATGGGCTCGGCGCGGAGAAGGTCGTCATTGGGCTTCCGGCTACGCCGCTCGCCGGAAACGGTTATCTTGCGCCGGCCGATGTTCGCCGCGCTCTCCGTCGCCTGATGACCGGAG
This region includes:
- a CDS encoding M48 family metalloprotease, which encodes MNQIRSLRFMIPALLMLGLVLSSGCATVAEVGVATGVITPEQGETLSRTFQDFTPENEYYLGRAVGATILQRYPAYENEAASRYVRLVGQACAAASDMPTTFRGYSFLILDSDEINAFAAPGGFIFVTRGMLRLCRSEDELAAVLAHEVAHVQLRHGVNAISGARKLEALSLLAEVGIRRFGSDEAVQTLDQLNKLTEIFGGSVADVVNTLVLKGYSREQEYEADRVAATILDRLGYDPSALTRVLQRMDQQVVRGGPGFGSTHPPASERAQEVSKRIVPRRLPAEAARTKRFEEAMRGI
- a CDS encoding adenylate/guanylate cyclase domain-containing protein, giving the protein MNFQPASKQARISIGAAIGLLAGLAFSIAGRQGLLDDWEHSSWGIRVRALARPSPASEQIKLILIDQASLDWASSENQLSWPWMRQAYIPILEFCRRAGARVVVLDMLYTEPSMYGVEDDELFGQTLATVPGSIVAVFSGEQAVQTRVWPEDTPEPPWKIAGLDAWLTPDRRSALQDPGAAFPVGPVRTNAAALGAVRLDPDSDGVFRRIAPFRLFDGRIVPTLGLAAYLIGRAGADVQPLAIEDRALYAGKTRMPIDRKGRVILRYRGPSGTHRAYSAAAVIQSELRLQAGESPTIDPEVFRDSYVFVGASAPGLKDLKPTPVGGDYPGVEIHATLLDNLLEADLMRDVPVIAVVFFSMFLASAAGASIAAASGWLKSAVIFAAFLPIPSVLGALAYAEGWWLPVAVPTAAAATALVGGVILNYATEGRQKRFIKSAFKQYLGEAVIDQIIADPSKLRLGGERRELTMFFSDLEKFSSFSEKLEPPQLIDLLNAYLTDMGRVLMEEGGYIDKYIGDAIVAFWNAPLSQPDHAARALRAAIRCQALLREKQALFSAMAAGMPVRMRIGLNTGEVVVGNMGSQDRFNYTMLGDAANLASRLEGANKAFGTFILAAESTWTAANNSVFGREVGLIRVVGRARPVRVFEPMALDRNGLPPWLPDYEAGLRAVVEKRWQDALTLMEAIPQDPVARAYSMKLRELRGADWDGIWNLTEK
- a CDS encoding MBL fold metallo-hydrolase; its protein translation is MRLIVGGVRGSYPVAQPAFMKYGGETTSILIEGVRGDHIFIDAGTGIRVLGRRLASAGGPRRVLLLMTHYHLDHIMGLPSLGLLYDSTWTIEIAAPALDAYQVEETMSRIMDKPFWPLQISDVRSRVRFHTLEGRASSEPLQWGTFEIRWCPVSHPGGCTAYRIDEPPCGASVVIATDIEWAAATEEEQSLLVGLCSKPEPVELLMMDAQYEPEEIDRYRGWGHSSWLDALAVARMSGARAVKLIHHDPRKDDSALDELAGRVASADSCADLARAGEEIELGRSSAA
- the lysS gene encoding lysine--tRNA ligase, encoding MELGHTEAEYRAQRLEHLKRLAAAGHAPFGGAFARDGNLADIRASFQEGRRVRIAGRMLARREMGKAVFADLRDGTGRLQIYLKRDELGDAAFDAFGWVDFGDFIGAEGELFTTRTGEPSLKVRSWTLLAKALRAPPEKWHGLHDVEIRYRKRYLDLIANPEVRDLFNKRIAIVRAIRDFLHGRGFQEVETPMMQPMAGGAAATPFKTHYDALDCDMYLRIAPELYLKRLLVGGFDKIFELNRNFRNEGLSRFHNPEFTMLEIYEAYGDRTTMQQLVQDLICHAAQSVLGTLSVGTKDQPVDLTPPWRVVTYRDLITERMGSDWYSLSVDQMRARAITAGVHVDPAWGAFEITHEIFEKVIEKTLVNPTFVIELPAPLVPLAKLCPKDPSCVDVFELVIGGREIAPGYSELNDPLEQRRRFEEQANGDPSKIDEDFLTALEYGMPPAGGMGIGIDRLVMLLCGAEAIRDVILFPQMRPLAKG
- a CDS encoding chitinase — translated: MRGWRSIFLAWAALILAASPDARGTAKAPQHASRGQFIVAGYWHNWVGKSTEYIPLRDVSPLYTHIFIAFAVPSSPGSPEMAFKPTKQPVEVFKADVRLKQSRGVKVILSVGGGNHPVVLSTPEDAKAFARSLANLVREYGFDGVDINLEGESLHLDPGDTDFRHPTTRRVRMLIEAIRDLDRQIGREKIVTVTPEAQYVVAGYKTYGEKSGGYLPILHALREQIDWVQMQFYNAGTKLAFSGRGEQHDVIVKAGTPDFVVALAEMLILGFPVNRDPNLYFHGLGAEKVVIGLPATPLAGNGYLAPADVRRALRRLMTGERTYRSAYAMRSRRGHPALAGVMTWSVNWDASTHGGTSRYEFARTASQFR